Genomic segment of Bdellovibrio bacteriovorus:
TGGCGTTTATGGATTACTCTTTGTCGGCTTCGCAAATGCACTATTGGTTGCAGCAAGTGGAAAAGTACCGTGGCGGAATGCCGGTGAAGGCTTCTTCCGAGGAATCCCATCATTAATTTCTCAAATTAAAACGTGTTGTTTCGTTTTTAGCTCCGAAACTTGCTGAGCGTAAACTCCCATATGATAATAGTACTGTCTCGCCATTGACCGGGTCTCAAACAGAGACTGGGTTTAATTAGGGAAGGTTTTAGCGATGGGGCAGGAAAAAAAGAACACGTTCTTGATCGTCAGCGGAGATAAAACGCGCATCCAGCGTTGCACCGATATTCTAACCCGCAATTTTCCAAACTGCACAGTCTTTCACGGATCTGAGTGGTTTGAGACCAAGTACAAACTGGACAACGTTCATCCCAAGGCCATTCTGATAGATGAGTATCTCCCTAAAGGTTCGGGTTTTGATATCGTCAGCAAGATTTTAAAAGAAAAAAATAATGACGACATTTCTATTGTCATCATGTCCTACGTAGCAGATCACGATATCTTCCATCACGAAGTCAACTCGGGCCGCATTCAATTTTTGACGGAACCCGATCGTGAACAAGCCGTGATTGACTGTATTTCAAAAATCGTTTCACCTAAAAAACAAGAAAACCCACAACAGCAATACGAGTTAAAGCAGTTACAACCAGGCGAAGTTCTTTTTAAAGAGGGCGATCGCACCGAACTGGCTTACATCGTGAAAAAAGGCAGCTTGCGCGCTTATTGCCTGGATAACGAAGGCGATCGCATCATGCTGGGTGAAATCATGGCGGGAGAGTTTGTCGGAGAAATGGGTCACTTCAACCAAGATCCACGCTCGGCCACGGTAGAAGCCATCACTGAAGTAGAGCTTATTGCTATTCCTAATAGCGCCATTGAAAATGTGATCTTCACGCGCCCTTCATGGGCTAAGGCGTTGGTGAAAACACTTTCTCAGCGACTTAAGAAAGCCAATAAAGCTTTAACGGGTTAATCACGGAAGCAATTCAAAACTTCTCGAAGGCGGAGCATCGTCTTTGAATTTAATTAAGCGCAGTCGCGGAATCTGCACATTTTCTTTTAGTTTTGTTACTTTGATAGTGCCGAAACGCCCTTCGACTTTAAGGCCATCAATACTTTCTAAAAAGTCCGTTATGGTTAAATTTCTTTCTGGCGTACGAATGCTTGTCGCGAAGTTTGTGGCGTGAATATAGAACTCTCCGCCCACGTTCATTAGATCAAATGTTTTTTGCAGGGATGTATGAAGATCGTGAGTGTAAGAAACGACTCCGAAAACATCCGTCACTAAATCTGCTTTTTTCCACTGAGAAGTATTCTGAGATTCAAAAGCCCCTTCACGTATTTGCAATTTCCCGTCAAACTTTGGCGGCGAAAACCAGCGATCCAGTTTGAAGGCCACCGCTGTAGCGGAAGCAGCGGAAGAAGAGTTAGAAAACGATTTCAGATAATCGATCTGAGCGTTGGCTTTGCCCGCGCCTAGGTCCACCCAATGCTGACTGGGTGTGAGTCGACTTAAACTGACCGAAAAATCTTTGTGTAACATGTACTTGTATTCCCAGAGATCCCGACTGGTTGCGAATTTATTCTTTTCAACTCGTGTGGTGATCACCCACGCGGCATCTTCGAAAACGGAGGAGCACGTGACGTTGGCCCATGTGGGTGTCGCCATGATCGCAAGTGCCAAGACTATGATTGAAGAGCGCAACTGTCTCAAAATGATACTCCCAAAGATATATATTTATATGATGCAAAATCCGCGCGCGTCCGCACCGAGTTTACTAAGACCTTGCCTGTTCAAGCTTCGCGTCTGTGCCAATTTCCGTTGCTTTCAAAGAGTCTAAGCATTCCCTAGACACTCGCTACAGCTTATAAGCCTTGTGAGCAGGTCCACGGATTGCTTTAAGAATCTATGTTGAGGTGGATTATGGCTTTCCGGAACCACAAGTTTTTTTATGTGACCTTCATTTTACTTTTGTCGTTCATTTCTTCGGCGCAGGCCATGGATGAAGACACAAACCTATTGGTTTTTGAGGACAAACCAACCCGCGAGGCCGTGGTTGAAACTGAAAGCCTAGAGATCAAACTAGATCCTTCAGAAGTGAAGGAATCCGTTAAGGATTTTGATCGTGAGGCTTTCATTCGTGAAGCCCGCGACAACATGAATCGCGAACCTTCCAAAGAGCAAATTGAAATCTGGAATGGCCCCCGCAACGAAAATGATCTTGTGAAGGTTTTACAGCTGAATGATTCAGAAATTGCTTCGTTCTTGGCAAAGAAGAATGCGTTTTTGAATAAGTTTGCAAAGTCTTTGGCCTTCTTCCGCATCTCTCCAGCAAAGATCAATAAAGCTCTTTTAGAGCTGAACAACCGTTTTTATGAAAGTTCACACACCGTTTCGCGCAGTAACGCGAAAATGGGAACAGTCATGTTTTCTCTTTCAGGTGGCTTGGCTTTACCTCGCAAAATGGTTGAAGCCATGAATAACCGCGGCTTGGGTGGCTACGTCCCTAAATCGGGGGGCTTCGTTTATCTTTTAGGTTTTGGTGCCTCTTTCGGAAGAAAAGTGGATGGCTCTGGTAAAGGTAAGTTCGTCTTTGAACTTTTCATGGACGTTGAAAGATTGAAATCCACATTAACTGGCGTAGCTGAGGTTTCGGCCGCCGGCACTTATGGATTGGTCTTTGAACAACGTCCGGATAAATTTGCGACTCAGAAAAACAGCGTTACATACGGTGGCTTAACGGGTGTTTTCCGCCAAGGTCCGAACCAGTTTGGTTGGGCTGCTTCAACGGGAATGTCATTTCCTCCAGGTATTGGCGCCATCTTGGTTTTCCAAAATGAGGCGACACGTTTTTATCTTTTCCGCAGCGAAGGCCTAAAGGCCACCCTGCCTGCGCTAGCGATGGTGAAAACCAATGTGCTTTCTTATTTCAGAAATCTTCTGGGCGGAAAAAACCAGATTGTAAACTGCAGTCACGTCTTCTAATAAAAAAGGCACCTTCCGGTGCCTTGACCTATTTCAGTTTCTCCCAGAGATAAGTGTACTCTAAGGTGTTCCAAAGAATACTTTGTTCGATATTGGCGTTTCCGGCATGCCCGCCTTCCATATTTTCGTAATAGAAAATCGGATGACCCTGTTCGCGCATCTTAGCCACCATTTTTCTGGCATGGCCTGGATGCACGCGATCGTCTTTTGTACTGGTCATAAAAAAGACTTCCGGATACTTCGTTTCGGCCTTCACGTTTTGATAAGGAGAATATTTTAAAATCGCTTCACGCATTTTGGGATCATCAGGATTTCCATATTCGTCCATCCAACTCGCACCAGCTAGAAGCTTGTGATAACGGAGCATATCCAAAAGTGGAACGCCCACGATCACCGCACTGTACAGATCAGGACGTTGGGTGAACGTCGCACCAGTTAAAAGGCCTCCGTTAGAGCGTCCCGAAATTCCTAAATGCTGTGGAGTCGTCACGCCGCGAGCAATCAAGTCCTCGGAAATAGCGATATTGTCTTCATAGACCTTATAACGATTTTCTTTTAAGACTGCTTTATGCCAAGCGGGACCGAATTCTCCTCCACCACGAAGATTTGTCAGAACATAAACGCCGCCACGCTCTAACCACACTTTGCCAATAGAACCTAGATACCCCGGTTGCATCGCAGCTTCGAAGCCACCATAACCATACTGAAGTGTCGGGTTCTTTCCATCTAACTTGATATTTTCTTTGGCCACCATGAAATACGGAATTTTGGTTCCGTCTTTGCTTGTCGCCAAATGACGAGTGATTTTCAATCCTTGAGGATTAAATCTTTCTGGAGACTTTTTAATAAGTTCTAATTTATTCTGGGGATCCGCCGCATTTCCCACGAAGGTTGAAAAAGGCGTTAAGAAATCTACGTACTGAGCCAGATAAGTATCACTTTCATCTTCTGTTGAAGTGACGTAAGCCATCCCATTTCCGCCGAGCTCGACATTTTCAAGCTTCCACTTTTCGCCCTCAAATGACGCCTTCACGATTTTGGAAAGCACGTTATCAATCGTGTACAGGAAAAGGTAATTCCTTGAAGAAGACACTCCTTGCAGGAAACGAGTCCGTGTCGGAGCAAATATAAGTTGCAAGAATTTATGCGCGTTTTTACCCAAACCGACTTTATCCACGGGTAAAGCCACCAGGCTTCCCTCTTTAAATCCGCCTAGATCGGAACGTAATAGATATAAGAACTGATTTTTAAAGACGCCATTAAATTCCGCATCGTGAGGCATAGGAATTTCCACTCGACTTCCATCAGGAAGTTCGTACCAATCCACACCTTCGTAAAATCCCACACGTTTTGTAAAGAAAGTGTAGGTCCCTTCCGGCGTGAACTGAGTGTACCCATAGACCGACATGTCTTCTTTCACACCTTCGATCTTTGTTTTGGCTTCGCTTAAAGAAGTCCCACGTTTCCATTCTTTGACAATACGAGGATACCCAGAATTCGTCATAGAATCGGGACCAAAATTAGTTCCTACTAAAACGGTGTTTTCATCCTTCCAAGAGACATCACTTTTTTCTTCGGGAAGCTCGAAGCCCCCTTTGATGAATTGCTTTGTCTTCATGTCAAACTCACGAACAACAACCGCGTCCTTACCGCCTCGAGATAAATACACTAAAGCTCTGTCATGATGAGGCGGTAATGTGGAAGCGCCCTTCCAAACCCAATTTTCGCCATCTTTTTTAGCCAGCGCATCGACATCTATAATCACGTCCCACTTGGGTTGTGCGGTTTTGTAGCTTTCAAGAGTTGTTTTTCTCCAAAGGCCGCGGACATGCTTTTCGTCTTGCCAGAAGTTATAAAGTTCGCCGTTCTTAAGGCTGACGCCTGGAACGCGATCCTTCGCCAGAAGAATTTTGCGAATATCATTTTCTAAAGTTTTGAACAGAGGATTTTTTTTGAAATGATCTAGAGTTTTTTTATTCTCTTCTTTGGCGAACTGCAAAGCCTTTGGGCCTTCGACTTCTTCTAACCAAAGATACTTGTCTTCTGCTTCGTAGGGCTTCGCCATTTCTTTTTGCATGGTATTGGTTTTACAAGCCACTAGAAGAAAGGGCAATAGCAGAATGTATTTCGATAATGTCATATCAAGACTCCCTTGTTTCCGAGAGTCTTGATATTAAAAGGAAGCCGTCCGACGGTCTACAATTATCGGCTCAGCTCTGCCATGGAATCTGTGATCCAAGTTTGATAAGCATCAACCCGAGTGAACACGGAAAAGAGCATGCACTTTGGAGTTAAGAATCCAGGCAATGAGTCACCACGACTAGCTACGCCCCACACATGCAAACGTCCGTTGATCTCAAGGTAAGCAGGCCCGCCAGAGTCTCCGCTGCAAATACCTTTGCGCACAGACTGACCCAACATCGCTTCCGTGCGAGAATATTGGGCCTTATCAATTTTTAATTCGGTTGTTCTTAAAGTTCCGGCGCCACGCTTAAGCGCAATGGTCCAGCTTAAACCATAACCAGCAACAATAGTTTTTGTGCCGTTATAAAGATGTCCACCATCAAACAAGATCGGTGCAGGAACAAATCCTGGAGCTGCTTCGCCTTCAAAGCGAATTAATGCAAGATCTGCCATATCCGCTTCTTTCATTTCTTCTGTATAGTCAGGGTGAACAATCGCTCCTGTGACGCGACGAAGTTGATCTTGAGAAGCCTTTTTCATTTCTTGCGCGAAGAAGACAACAAGGTCCTTGGCTTTCGGGTCCACACAGTGCGCAGCAGTCAGGACTAAATTCTTAGCAACAAGAGTTCCTGAGCAAATATATCCCAATTTTGCTTCGTAAATTCCTACAGTGCTACGACCGATAGCGGTGTTCGCTTCGACTTTATCGCCACCTACAATAGCTGTGTCAGGAGATTGGATCGTTGAAATATCATTCTGTGGAGCACATGCAGTGAGCGCCAAGAATGAAAGAGAAATAAGAAATGTCTTGTTCATAAAAAACCTCATTCGTTTTGATGAAGCCTTTTTAGCCGATCTGAATTTCAGAAACCACGCTATTGGTTGACACTTTTGTGGGAAATCTGTCGGAAACACCCCGTTTTTCGCCCAAAAGATGAAACATTTGCAAAGTCGAGTGCGAATAAAGGAGGAAAGTAAAAAGAGCCCTTGCGGGCTCTTTTCATTAAGCAGCGTTTCTAACTTGAACTTGTTTCAAGAGATCGCCGGCAATCTTATCGAGAGGAAGAATCTTGTCGGCCGCACCCAAAGCTACGGCCGCCGCGGGCATTCCGTACACGACGCAGGTTTCTTCGTTCTGAGCAACAGTGTAAGCACCGGCATTCTTCATTTCCAGAAGACCTTCGGCACCGTCTTTACCCATCCCCGTCAAAACTACTCCCAAGGCATTCTTACCTACGTACTTCGCGACGGACTTCATCATATAGTCTGCGGCAGGACGCACACTGTGCAATGCCGGCCCTTGATGAAGCTTCACGTGATAGAAGGCACCACTACGATGGATTTCCATATGATAGTTTCCTGGAGCGATCAATACACGACCCGGAACGACTTGGTCGCCTTCTTGAGCCTCTTTGACTTCAAAAGGAAACATGTTGTTCAAATTATCCGCGAAAGATTTCGTAAATCCGGGCGGCATATGTTGAACAATCAAAGTACCAGGAATATCCGCTGGCATTCCCGACAAAAAAACTTTCAATGCCTCGGTTCCACCCGTTGAAGAAGCCACTGCGATCAACTGATGCGTTGTACGCGCCAGTGACGTCGCCACTTTTTGAACAGGAGCTCCCGGCGTCACAACTTTTTTCACGGGATTGATGCGGGCCTTCGCAACCGCTTTCACTTTCTCGATAATCGAGTGTGAAAGCGTCTCTAAGCTTTGGCTGACGTCAATGGAAGGTTTTTCCATGATTTCAATCGCGCCCGCTTCCAACGCACGCAAATAAGTTTCCGAACCCGTTTTAGCTAAGCTCGAAAAGATAATCGTCCGCGTTGGAAAGTGCTGCATGACTTTTTCTAGGAAGCTGATGCCGTCCATACGAGGCATCTCAACATCCAAAGTCATTACATCGGGCTTCAAAGCCACCAGTTTGTCACGTGCGATGTAAGGATCTGAAGCGGTACCCACGACCTCAATATCCGGAGAAGAACTGAAGATCTTTTCCAAGAGCTTACGGATCACCGCAGAGTCATCAACGATTAAAACACGAATTTTTTGCGCCATAAATGGGGCCTTTACTGGTTAAAGCTTTTGGTAAACAGCTCTGGAAAGGGGTTTCAAACCAGTATGCTTAACGTTTCCAGACTCAGAATGGCCCAAAATCAAATAGCCACCCGGCGCCAAGCAAGATACCAAATTATCAATGACCTTTTTCGTGGTCTGCTCATCAAAGTAAATCAAGACGTTACGGCAAAAGATCACGTGAAACTTATGCTGAAATTCGTACTTGGGATTCATCAAATTGAAGGGAGCAAAGCGAATCATCTTGTGGATAGAATCCTTGGCCCTGAAAAACTCGTCGCCATTGGCTTTCACCTTCTCAAAGTACTTAACTCTTTGAGCTGGAGGAAGACCTTGCATTTCGCGCTCTTCATAAGTACCAACAGAGGCCTTCTTTAAGACCTGCAAATCAATGTCGGTTGCTAAAAGACGCACTTTTGTAGATGAAGTCTCGCCCAAAGCTTCACAGGCTGTCATCGCAATTGTGTAGGGCTCTTGGCCCGTACTTGCGGCGGCACACCACATGCGAATGTCCGAGCCAAACTTTTTTGCCAGCTCAGGAATAATATTTTGAAGGAAATCGAAGTGATTCGATTCGCGATAAAAAGACGTCATATTCGTCGTCAACGCCGAAATAAATTCAGACGTTAAGTCCGGTCCGCCTTTTTCTAATAATGTCCAATACTCTTCGTAACTTTTCAAAGAGTGTCTTCTTAAAAGCTTCACGATGCGATTGCGGATGAGTGCATGATTCTTTGGCGTCAACGGAAGGTCCACACCCGCCAATTGATACATGTGCTCAGCAAACTTCGTAAACATTTTATCTGAAAGCTTGATCTCTTCAAAATCGTAAAGAGATCCTACTAATTCATTCTTTTTTACAGCCGTCATGCCGCCATCTCCCGACCCTTAGCTACGTTATTCACTAAAGCCCCCGGTTCCAAAATTAGAACGGTACGGCCGTCTCCAAGAATCGCGGCGCCCGCGACTTCTGGAATGTCTTGACCTGTCGTGATTGGTTTCACAACCACCTGAGCCTGTCCTAAAACGTCGTCCACGGGGAACGCCATTTGGCCGGTCATAGACTCAATAATCACCAACATTGTTTCTTCACGGCGCGCACTCAAAGAGTTCTCGCGGCGTTTTTCCAATTGTTGATCTTTTTTATTCAAACTCCAATTGATCGAACCCAAAGTTTTTGAGACATCAATCACCGGCAATAAATGACCGCGAATGCTCGCCACTTTTCCCGCACCAGAAATATTCGTGTAGTCCTTTGGAAGAACGCGCACGATTTCACGGATTGAATGAATCGGAAGGATGTAACGAGCCCCATCTAGAGCTACAATAATACCGTCCGTGATCGCCGTGCTTAGGGGGATTGTCAGGCGGAACGTTGTTCCCTGTCCCGCTTTGGAATAGATGTTGATCTTACCATTGATTTTATCAAGGTTTGACTTAACAACGTCCAAACCAACACCTCGACCGGAAAGATCTGAGATCTTATCTGCCGTCGAAAAACCGGGATAGAAGATATATTGATAAACTTGTTCATCCGGAATTGTCGCTGGATCCACTCCTTGCGGAACAAAGCCCTTTTCAATCGCCTTACCTAATACTTTTTCACGGTTGATACCGCCACCGTCATCCGTAATATCAATCGTGACGTTACCGCCTGATTGTTTTGCAGATACGGTCACTTTCGCGGTCGCGGGTTTACCACGTTCTAAGCGCACTTCTTTCTTTTCCACCCCGTGGTCCATCGAGTTACGAACCAAGTGAACGAGAGGATCGCCAAGAAGTTCAAAAACGGTTCTTTCAACCTCTGTTTCTTCACCAATCAATTGCAAATCAACCGGTTTATCCAAAGTCAAAGACACGTCTCGAACGATACGTTGAATTTTAATGAACATGGATTTTAGCGGCGTCATGCGAATGCTCAAAGTTTTTTCGTACAACTCGCGCACAGCTTTATCCAATTGATCGACAATGCCTTCAAGACGCAAGTTCACGCCACTGCGAACCGTCTCGTCATGCACAAGCTGATTTTTAAGAACCACAAGCTCGCCGACCGCATCAAGAACTGAGTCCACGCGACCGGTGTCAACTTTGATAGTTCCGTTTAACTTACC
This window contains:
- a CDS encoding cyclic nucleotide-binding domain-containing protein; its protein translation is MGQEKKNTFLIVSGDKTRIQRCTDILTRNFPNCTVFHGSEWFETKYKLDNVHPKAILIDEYLPKGSGFDIVSKILKEKNNDDISIVIMSYVADHDIFHHEVNSGRIQFLTEPDREQAVIDCISKIVSPKKQENPQQQYELKQLQPGEVLFKEGDRTELAYIVKKGSLRAYCLDNEGDRIMLGEIMAGEFVGEMGHFNQDPRSATVEAITEVELIAIPNSAIENVIFTRPSWAKALVKTLSQRLKKANKALTG
- a CDS encoding prolyl oligopeptidase family serine peptidase, coding for MTLSKYILLLPFLLVACKTNTMQKEMAKPYEAEDKYLWLEEVEGPKALQFAKEENKKTLDHFKKNPLFKTLENDIRKILLAKDRVPGVSLKNGELYNFWQDEKHVRGLWRKTTLESYKTAQPKWDVIIDVDALAKKDGENWVWKGASTLPPHHDRALVYLSRGGKDAVVVREFDMKTKQFIKGGFELPEEKSDVSWKDENTVLVGTNFGPDSMTNSGYPRIVKEWKRGTSLSEAKTKIEGVKEDMSVYGYTQFTPEGTYTFFTKRVGFYEGVDWYELPDGSRVEIPMPHDAEFNGVFKNQFLYLLRSDLGGFKEGSLVALPVDKVGLGKNAHKFLQLIFAPTRTRFLQGVSSSRNYLFLYTIDNVLSKIVKASFEGEKWKLENVELGGNGMAYVTSTEDESDTYLAQYVDFLTPFSTFVGNAADPQNKLELIKKSPERFNPQGLKITRHLATSKDGTKIPYFMVAKENIKLDGKNPTLQYGYGGFEAAMQPGYLGSIGKVWLERGGVYVLTNLRGGGEFGPAWHKAVLKENRYKVYEDNIAISEDLIARGVTTPQHLGISGRSNGGLLTGATFTQRPDLYSAVIVGVPLLDMLRYHKLLAGASWMDEYGNPDDPKMREAILKYSPYQNVKAETKYPEVFFMTSTKDDRVHPGHARKMVAKMREQGHPIFYYENMEGGHAGNANIEQSILWNTLEYTYLWEKLK
- a CDS encoding chemotaxis protein CheA encodes the protein MSGDNSFFEELQMDFLNESAFMLEQYEEYMMRLENSQDPAKDLTDIFRVAHSVKGGAAAVGLTDLSKFAHVMEDLLDLLRSRPELVNSNVISLLLTSGDELKNRIAFLQQGKTGAWDPAELKAQLIQITEELSGKQSSHSKEAAAPAHDEVKEAAPDDFFAAAAPVAEAAPEDDCTNHELLAELLGQLSPEDRAEFEAKEAEQKKAAPAPVATASAPAPVVEKPALKVVASQPAPKESKPAASSATAASDSNGGNNKGKLNGTIKVDTGRVDSVLDAVGELVVLKNQLVHDETVRSGVNLRLEGIVDQLDKAVRELYEKTLSIRMTPLKSMFIKIQRIVRDVSLTLDKPVDLQLIGEETEVERTVFELLGDPLVHLVRNSMDHGVEKKEVRLERGKPATAKVTVSAKQSGGNVTIDITDDGGGINREKVLGKAIEKGFVPQGVDPATIPDEQVYQYIFYPGFSTADKISDLSGRGVGLDVVKSNLDKINGKINIYSKAGQGTTFRLTIPLSTAITDGIIVALDGARYILPIHSIREIVRVLPKDYTNISGAGKVASIRGHLLPVIDVSKTLGSINWSLNKKDQQLEKRRENSLSARREETMLVIIESMTGQMAFPVDDVLGQAQVVVKPITTGQDIPEVAGAAILGDGRTVLILEPGALVNNVAKGREMAA
- a CDS encoding CheR family methyltransferase, which gives rise to MTAVKKNELVGSLYDFEEIKLSDKMFTKFAEHMYQLAGVDLPLTPKNHALIRNRIVKLLRRHSLKSYEEYWTLLEKGGPDLTSEFISALTTNMTSFYRESNHFDFLQNIIPELAKKFGSDIRMWCAAASTGQEPYTIAMTACEALGETSSTKVRLLATDIDLQVLKKASVGTYEEREMQGLPPAQRVKYFEKVKANGDEFFRAKDSIHKMIRFAPFNLMNPKYEFQHKFHVIFCRNVLIYFDEQTTKKVIDNLVSCLAPGGYLILGHSESGNVKHTGLKPLSRAVYQKL
- a CDS encoding protein-glutamate methylesterase/protein-glutamine glutaminase → MAQKIRVLIVDDSAVIRKLLEKIFSSSPDIEVVGTASDPYIARDKLVALKPDVMTLDVEMPRMDGISFLEKVMQHFPTRTIIFSSLAKTGSETYLRALEAGAIEIMEKPSIDVSQSLETLSHSIIEKVKAVAKARINPVKKVVTPGAPVQKVATSLARTTHQLIAVASSTGGTEALKVFLSGMPADIPGTLIVQHMPPGFTKSFADNLNNMFPFEVKEAQEGDQVVPGRVLIAPGNYHMEIHRSGAFYHVKLHQGPALHSVRPAADYMMKSVAKYVGKNALGVVLTGMGKDGAEGLLEMKNAGAYTVAQNEETCVVYGMPAAAVALGAADKILPLDKIAGDLLKQVQVRNAA
- a CDS encoding S1 family peptidase encodes the protein MNKTFLISLSFLALTACAPQNDISTIQSPDTAIVGGDKVEANTAIGRSTVGIYEAKLGYICSGTLVAKNLVLTAAHCVDPKAKDLVVFFAQEMKKASQDQLRRVTGAIVHPDYTEEMKEADMADLALIRFEGEAAPGFVPAPILFDGGHLYNGTKTIVAGYGLSWTIALKRGAGTLRTTELKIDKAQYSRTEAMLGQSVRKGICSGDSGGPAYLEINGRLHVWGVASRGDSLPGFLTPKCMLFSVFTRVDAYQTWITDSMAELSR